The following coding sequences are from one Gossypium hirsutum isolate 1008001.06 chromosome A12, Gossypium_hirsutum_v2.1, whole genome shotgun sequence window:
- the LOC107921881 gene encoding 2-oxoglutarate-dependent dioxygenase 21, chloroplastic: MRVPHVPQRYVLPPSQRPNLTLDLTTTLPIIDLSTLHHASQRSLTLDTIQGACKELGFFQVVNHCIPLPVIHDALAAATEFFNLSLEEKMSLLSDNVHNPVRYGTSLNHASDKVHYWRDFIKHYSHPISDWIHLWPSNPPSYKDKMGNYAKAVQVLHKQLMEAILETLGLNFGNLQKEIEEGNQLMAINCYPACPEPDLTLGMPPHSDYGTLTVLLQSGPGLQLQDNKKKWLSVPFVEGALLVQLGDQIEVMSNGQYKSVVHQVTLSAENKRLSIASLHSLPINKKIGPAPELVDEQHPVSYNEFSFRDFLDYISSNDIADKRFIDSIKKSV; encoded by the exons ATGAGGGTACCTCATGTGCCTCAACGCTATGTTCTTCCTCCATCGCAACGTCCGAACCTTACACTTGACCTCACCACAACCCTTCCCATTATAGACCTTTCCACCTTACACCATGCTTCTCAAAGGTCTCTAACACTTGATACTATACAAGGCGCCTGTAAGGAACTTGGGTTCTTTCAG GTGGTTAACCATTGCATCCCTCTCCCCGTCATCCATGACGCCCTTGCTGCTGCAACAGAGTTTTTCAACTTGTCTCTCGAGGAGAAAATGTCTCTATTATCAGATAATGTGCATAACCCCGTAAGGTATGGTACTAGTTTGAATCATGCAAGCGATAAAGTTCACTATTGGAGAGACTTCATCAAGCATTACTCCCACCCTATTTCTGATTGGATCCATCTATGGCCTTCAAATCCTCCAAGTTACAA GGATAAAATGGGAAACTACGCAAAGGCAGTACAAGTGCTACACAAGCAACTGATGGAAGCCATCTTAGAAACTTTAGGATTGAACTTTGGCAACTTACAGAAGGAAATTGAAGAAGGCAATCAACTAATGGCCATTAATTGCTATCCAGCTTGTCCTGAACCAGACCTCACATTAGGTATGCCACCACACTCAGATTACGGAACGCTAACTGTCCTGCTTCAGAGTGGCCCAGGGCTACAGCTACAGGACAACAAGAAGAAATGGCTCTCTGTTCCATTTGTTGAAGGCGCCTTACTAGTCCAATTGGGAGATCAAATAGAAGTGATGAGCAATGGACAGTACAAGAGTGTTGTTCATCAAGTGACTCTAAGCGCGGAGAACAAGCGGTTGTCCATAGCAAGTCTTCACAGTCTACCTATAAACAAGAAAATAGGACCAGCACCAGAGCTTGTGGATGAGCAACATCCTGTCTCCTACAACGAGTTCAGTTTCAGAGATTTTCTTGATTACATCTCAAGCAACGACATTGCAGACAAAAGATTCATTGATTCAATTAAGAAGTCTGTATGA